GCGCGCTGTGGGCGGTTATCGAACTGGGCGCGGCAGGGGTGGCGGGATGGCTGAGCTGGCGGCATCGCGATCGCACGAGCGGGCGCGATGTCGGGCTGGTCGGCGGCGCGATCGGCGCGGCGCTGGCGGGGGTTACGGGTATCGCCGCGCTGGCCGGGAGCGAGACGCTCGGGTTGCTGTTCGCAGGGGCGATGGCGGGGCTGTATTTCTGGGGGAGACATACCCGCGCCGATGCGCTGGCGATCACCCCCGCGCTTCCCTTCGCCGCCGCGGTCGCCGCGGCGGTAATGCCGATCGGCCAGCTGCTGATCGCGGCGGTGAGCAGCATTGGCGGCGATACCCTGCCCTATCGCGAGCTGCCCGCGATCGGCGTGCCGCTCCGCGACCTCGCACCGGCGGTGCTGGTGGCGGCTGCGCTCCTGTTCGACCCGGCCGCGCTCGCGCGCGCGCGCCGGCCGATGGCGGGGCTGGCGGCGGCGGGGATCGTCGCGATCCTCTACACGCTCGCCAAGCAGCCGCTGGCGATTGCCACCGAGCCCGCGTTCGTCGGCTGGGGCTTTACCGAGCGCGCGGTCATCACCCAGGCGATGCTGGTCGCGGGCTGGCTGATCGCACGCACCCGCCGCGCGCCGCGGCTGGGCGATGCGTTGTTGCTGCTCGCGCTGTTCCGGATCGCGTGGTTCGATCTGATCGTGCTCAACCCGGTGGTCGTTCCGCAGGCGGTACGCGCCGCCGCCGCGCTGCACGCCGCGCTTGCCGCCGCCTTGCTATGGACCTGGCCGGCGCAGCGCCCCGCGATCCGCATCGCGGCGCTGGCGATGACGTTGGTCGCCGCGCTCGCGGTGGTACGCCAGGTCGCGCATGGCAGCCTGCTCACCGGCCCGGTGGGCACGCCCGAGAATTGGGGCTATTCGGCGGCGATGCTGCTGGTGTCGATCGCGTGGCTGTGGCGCGGGATCACCGGCGGCGCGCGCGACCTGCGCTTCGCCGGGCTGGGTTTGGTGCTGATCGTCTCGCTCAAGGTGTTCACGATCGACATCGCGCTCGAAGGGCTGCTGCGCGTCGTGTCGTTCCTGGGGATCGGGGTGACGCTGATCGCGATCGGCTGGGTCTATACGCGCTTCCTCGCGCGCGCCGCACCCGCCGATCCGCTCACACCAGCCGATACTGCGCCGCCAGCCGATCGAGCGCCAGCGTAAGCACCAGCCGCCCCGCACGCGCGGGCCAGCCGAGCGCCTTTTCGGCATCGGGCAGCCGCTCGCCCGCACATACCACGCGCCACAGGATATCGCTCAGGCCCGGCCCCGCCGCTGCGACCGCTGCATCGAAGCGGCGCTTGGCGGCGATCTGCGCCAGCGTCGGGTCGATCGAATCGGGTGCCCCGCGCCGCCCGCGGCCGATCGGCGACGCCTCCCAGCGCATCGTGACGCAGGGCCCGAGCGAAGCGGTTTCATAATCGGCGCGCAGCCGCTCGCCCGCTGCATATTGCCGCGCATCGATCAAGTCGCGTGCACGCAGCCAAGACAAGGGCGATTCGGCGAGGTTGACCTGCACCGAACGCCCGCCGGCACGGGGGCGCTTGCCGGTGGGCGATCCGTTCTCGAGCCCCTGTTCGGTCAATTCGCGCATCGGTTTCTCTCCCAGCCAACATCGGCAGGGCTTGCCACAACGTCACGCTTGTAGGACAGGGTAGAAACCCAAATGGTTCGCTGAAGGAGCTGCCGATGATCACCGCGATCCGCGAGGTCCGCCGCGCCAAGCAGATGACGCTCGACGACGTCGCGCGGCGCTGCCAGCCGCCTACCAC
The genomic region above belongs to Sphingomonas qomolangmaensis and contains:
- a CDS encoding DUF6456 domain-containing protein is translated as MRELTEQGLENGSPTGKRPRAGGRSVQVNLAESPLSWLRARDLIDARQYAAGERLRADYETASLGPCVTMRWEASPIGRGRRGAPDSIDPTLAQIAAKRRFDAAVAAAGPGLSDILWRVVCAGERLPDAEKALGWPARAGRLVLTLALDRLAAQYRLV